A stretch of DNA from Luteolibacter sp. Y139:
CGACCTACTGGCGTTCGAAGAAGCCCAATTCATCCGCGCCGAACAATGAGAACCCCCGACGAAATTACGGCGGGTTCCACGACCGCTGGGACCCTCGAAGCCCAAATCAGCATCTTCCAGGGTGTCTGGGGCAAGAAGCCCACCGAAACAATGACGATGGCGGACTATCTCCGCCGAGTGTCGGCTGGTGATTGGAAACAACCCGTGGAGGAGTGCCGGGGTCTTCTAGCAGCGGGCGATGAGGCCGCATACCGGGATGGGAAGAAGAGCTTGCCAGCCGTTTGCCTGAGCGGGACCGCGAAGACCCGCGACTCGTCGGTCCCATTAGTGGATCGAGAATTCGAACACAACGGATTCCTGCAAGGCGATCTGGACGAGAAGGACCACAAGGGTATCTCCTTGAAAGAGATCGAAAGCCGGCTGCGGTCGATCCCGGAGGTTGCATTCTACTTTCGCTCCCCGAGCGGCAAGGGATTCAAGGTGGGAGTTCGCGTTCGTCCGGATGTCGAGTGTCACGAAGCTGCATTCGTCAGTGCTTCGGGCCGATTTGCAGCGAACGGTCTCAAACTAGACCCCTCGACCAAGGACCCAATGCGTCTCTGTTTCGTGTCATACGATCCAGACGTGTGGATTCGAGAAGGAGAAACAAAGGAATTGGAACACGACGAACGGTGCCTACGGCTTTCGCGAGAAAGCGAAATCGATTGCCGGTATCCCAAGCCAAGTGAGGATCAAGTTCGCGACATGCTTTCGTTCATTCCGCCGCGGCCGGAGTATACGATGTGGCTCAAAATCATTGCGAGTGTGTGCGATGCCGTGGGCGAAGAGGCCGGGCTTCGCCTCCTGAAGGAATGGAGTCCCGAAGAACGGGAAGGCGAATACGAGGAGAAGATCAGGCACCGATTGGAGCGAGTGGCGGCGGCGACGCTGTTCTTCTACGCCCGTGAACACGGTTGGACCGGTGGGTGCCAACCGGCAGATGTCCGCTTTTTTCCCCAGCGTGGAGAGTATTTCATCCGCGCCGCCCACTGTTGGCGTCCCTACCGAAGCCGGCTTCATGTCCTCAACCGATTGATGAAATCTCAGCCCGATGAACTTTCACCCAAAGAGAAACGGCGTCGGGCGGAAAACCTCCTTCAGACAATCGAAGAACGTAACGTGATTGACTGGGCAGGCCCGCTCGCGGGCCACCCGGCGGGCCCCCATAGCGCGGGTCAGCACCAGCTTCTGGTCACCATCGGTCCGTCTCTCGTCCCGCCCGAACCGGGCAACTGCGACACCATTCTCGCAATCTTGGAGGCGGTTATTGGCAATGATGATCACGCAGGGAACAAGCAGGTCGAATACGTGCTAGCTTGGCTGAAGCTGGGGTTGACTGCGATCCGCTCAGCTGTGCGGACTCCGGGTCATGTACTGATCTTTGCTGGAGTGCCCGAATCGGGAAAATCGCTACTGGTCTACCTTTTCAAGCTCGTGTTCGGCGGGCGAGTGGGAGTGCCGCACCAAGCGTGGAGTCGCGAAACCACCTTCAACGCTGACCTGATGGGAGCCGAGCTGCTGGTGATCGACGACTGCTACAACTCCGGCGAGATGGCCAAACGTCGAGCACTGGCGACATCCATGAAGGAATCGCTATTCAATGACGAGGTCCGCATTCATCCGAAGGGCCGCGAAGCATTTTGCGTTCAACCAGTTTGGCGGGCGGTGATGTGCTGCAACGACGATCCGGACTCCCTGTATGTGGTCCCGCCTTTGACCAGCGATGTTCGCGATAAATTCACGATTCTCCGAACCCACCGGCGACCGCTGCCCCTGCTCCCATCAAGCCCGGAGAAGCGACGAGAGTTCCAGCAGCGGGTCCAGCGTGAATTGCCCGCGTTTATTCACCACCTGGACAACTTGACGATCCCAAGTTGGCTGAAGGCAAATAACCGCTGTGGAATCGAACCCTTCCACCATCCCTACATCAAGGCGCTGCTGGGAGACCTGAATCCGGAGGTCCAGTTGCTGGAACTCATCGACTATGCCATGAGCTTTGCTGAAGGTGGAGACGCCCAAAAGGGATCGTGGGACCCGGTGCGTCTGTTGCCGGAGCAGAAGCGAACGATTTGGACCGCGGCCGAGCTTCTCTCTCACATCGGCCAGCCTGGGCATCTGCCCCTGCATATGTGCAAGGGACTTCCGAATTCCCCGCAGCGAATGGGCCGCTACCTAATGTCGCTTGCCAAGTCTCACCCCCATCGCGTCCGGGAAGCGTCCATGCGAAACGGATATAATCGCTTCGAGATTCTCCCCCCGCCCGAAACACAGCAACCGACAGAATGAGAGCTTCCTTTCTGCCCCCTTTTCGGCAGCCCTCTGCCCCTTACTGGCAGCGGGTAGAGGGTGGCGGGTTACGTCGCAGGTCGCACAGTTCAAGCGGTGGGATCAGTGCATTACCTTCCGTGGATTTCACCGAACAAGAACTCGAAGGTGTCACTTCTGAACTCCGAAATCTTACAATTTCATGTCCACTAAACCACTCTCCCATGCCCCTGCCGATTCCCCCGCCCCATTACCACCGAACCGACAACGGCCCTCACGTGAAGCGTGGGCACAGTTGAAAGCCGCCTTTTTGGCGGGTGCCGAACTGCGTCCTCTTGCCAGGGCCATTGGGGTCGCCGAGGGTACCCTACTGTCTCGTGCTTCCCGCGAAAGATGGTCCGACGAGCGAGACGCTGCTCGTGCCCAGGTAGCTGCCCTCAGCGGCTCCATGGAAGAGCTTTCGCAATCGATTGCAGTCGAGCGCGAGCAGCGGGCACAGCGCCATCTGGACCGTATGGGTAACCTCACAGAATGCGTTGGTGACCGGGTCCAGAAGATGTCGCCCATCGAGGCTCTCGACCGCATCCACAAGATTTCCATTTTTGATCGCTTGGCCAGACGAGCCCTGGGCCTCGACTTTCGGCCCAAGGAAGAGGCTAAGCCCCCGATGATTAATCTGGCGGTGCTTAGCATGGACGGACCGAGCGTGGTGCTGGACCTCCACGCCGCCCAAACGAGCCCATCCTTAAAATCCCAAACCCTCTCTCTCCCAGAATGAGTTCCAAGTTTTCCGTGGCAGGTACAGCCTGCAACCTTTTCGCCGTCCACACAATTTCCGGACAGTCTCATCCCACCTCGCGGGATGATCTTCACTTGATGCCCTGCCCCGTGGTCGTCCTCAAAGAGAATGCGGACGGAAGCTACGAATTAGCGCCAAAGATCGTGGTCGAATTTGGGCTGATTGATCCGGGCGGCGAGAACTTCCTCGGGTTCGCCGATTCGTTCGAGCAAGCCGTAGGCAACTTCCTGCCCCGCTCGCCCCTGTAAAACAAGACGCCCGAAGCTTTCGCTTCGGGCGGTGTCGGACCTGAGTCGGACTCAGGTTCTACTTTGGCCAACCTCTTGATCCCCAAGGGGAGAGATTGGCGGAGCGGACGGGACTCGAACCCGCGACCTCCGCCGTGACAGGGCGGCATTCTAACCAACTGAACTACCGCTCCACTGGTAGTTTCTCTTGCGCGCCGTCCGGTGCTTGGTGCCCCGTGCGGCGTGCGCGGAAGCTAGGTACCTCCCCGGCCCCGCGCAATACCTATTTTGACTTTTTCTTACATTCAGGAGAGGGCTTCCACGACCGATTCCAAGGACGCCAGATCCTCAATGGAATACACCGTTGCCTCCTTCGAAATCTTCGCCACGAGACCCGCCAAAACCTTGCCAGGACCGAGTTCGATGAAGGTCCGATGGCCCTTTCCGATCAACAATTCGATCGATTCCGTCCAGCGCACCGAGCCCGTCACCTGCTTCTCCAGCATGCTGCGGATCTCCGCGGGATCGGACACCACCGAGGCACCGAAATTGCAGACCACCGGCAAAACCGGCGACTGCACCGGCACGCCCGCCAGCTCGGCGGCTAGCTTGTCCTGCGCGGCCTGCATCAGGCGGCTGTGGTAGGCCCCGGCGACGTTCAGCTTGATCGCGCGGCGGATGCCGTGGTCACGGGCCTTTTCCACCGCGGCATCGATCCCGGCGACGGTGCCGGAGAGCACGATCTGGCCGGGTGCATTGAAGTTGGCCACATCCACATCGCACTCGGCAGCGAGCGCGCGGACGGCATCCTCTTCACCACCGATCAGAGCGGCCATTGAGCCCTGCGTGGCTTGGCAGGCTTCCTCCATGAAAAGGCCGCGCCGGGCGACGATCTTGAGTCCGTCTTCAAACGAAAACGTTCCCGCAGCCGCATGCGCCGTGAACTCACCGAGCGACAGGCCTGCGGCGGCCACCGGATTCAGACCGCCCACGCGTTCCCTCAGCAGCGCCAAGGCCACGAGGCCGTGGAGATACAGCGCCGGCTGGCAGCGCGAGGTCCGGGTCAGCTCGTCATCCGGCCCTTCGAACATCACCTCCGAAAGGGCGAAACCAAGTGCCTCGTCAGCCTTCTTGAACAACCCGCGCGCCGTCTCCGACGCCTCGTGGAAATCCTTGCCCATGCCCACCTTCTGGGCGCCTTGTCCGGAGAATAGAAGAACCACGTCGCTCATGTCGCCGCCTGTCCTAGCGGGCGGCCAACCCACGGAGCAAGTCCGCATGCTCCGCAACGAGCGCGGTGACAAGCTCCGGCGCGCGGGCAATCGACTCCGCCACCGGCAGGCCGAAGCTCTCAAGCGACAGACAGGCATCGAATAGCGGCCGCGCCGAATCCTCGATTCGCCCCGCCACCGCGACCACCGGGATGCCCGCGGCCTTCGCCATCGCGGCGACTCCCGCAGGCCCCTTGCCCCCGAGCGTCTGGACATCAAGCGAACCCTCGCCGGTGATCACGAGATCGGCCGTCTTCAAGCGCTCCGCCATGCCAAGCGCTTCCGCCACGAGGTCAAAACCCGCAACAAGCTTCGCATCCGCAAAGCGCAGCAGGCCGAAACCAAGTCCTCCCGCGGCACCTGCCCCTGGGGTATTCGCTTGGACCTCCCCACCGGAAACCTGCACAAGCCGGGAAAGCACGCCATCCAAGAATGCCACATCCTCCGGCGATGCCCCCTTCTGAGGACCGAAGACAGCCGAAGCGCCGCGCGGACCGGTAAGTGGATTGTCCACGTCACAGGCAACGATCACTTCTGGAAGCGGTATCCTTTCCGACTCGTCGACGCGATCAAGCGTGACGAATACACCCGGCACCGGAGGAAGATAGGTGCCTTGATCGTCGAGGAATCTGACTCCAAGCGCGGCCGCCATGCCGGCTCCGCCATCATTGGTAGCGCTCCCTCCGAGTCCAACGAGCACTCTAGTGGCACCCGATACCTCGATGGCATGCCGTATCAATTGTCCGGTGCCATAGGTGCTGGAAACGCTGGGATTCCGATCCTCGGGACGGATCCTCCACAGTCCGCTGGCAGAGGCCATTTCGATGACTGCCACCACTCCCTTGCTACTACGATAGATGCCGTAGCTCGCCTCGATGGGTCGCAGCTTTGCATCGGTGCACGGCGCGGTCACCCACTCCCCGCCGCTACCCGCCAGCATCGCATCCACGAAGCCCTCGCCGCCATCGGCAATCGGGCAGATGTCGATCTCCCACTCCCCGGGAAGCCCGGCGCGGATCGCCTCGCAGGCTTCCGTCGCGCCCAGGGATCCCTTGAATTTGTCGCAAGCCAGCAGGACGCGCATTGAAGCAATTGTCAGGCGAGATTCGTGAAAACGACCTGCACGTCGTCGTCCTCCTCGATCTTCTCGAGGATCACTTCAACCTCGGCCATCTGCTCTTCGGTGAGCTCGATCGGCTGGGTCGGGATGCGCTCCAGGCCAGCCTTCTTGGTGGCAATTCCGAGCTTTTCCACGGCCGCGGTAAGACTGGAGAAGTTGGCGTATTCCCCGATCGCCCGGGCGATGCCGTCCTCGACTTCCAGCTCTTCCAAGCCGCCATCGATGAGCTCCATCTCGATCTCCTCGAGATTCATTCCCGGCGTCACCTCGAACTCCACCACCGACTTGCGGGTGAACATGAAATCCAGCTGGCCGCTGTTCACGATCTGGCCGCCGTTCTTGTTGAAGATGGTCTTCATGTTGACCACCGAGCGGTTGGTATTGTCGGTGGCACACTCGATGTAGAAGAGCGAGCCGTGCGGCCCCTTGCCCTCATAGGCCACTTCCACGATGTCCGCGGCGTCCTTGCCGGCGGCGCGCTTGATGGCGGCGTCGATCTTGTCCTTCGGCAGGTTCTGGCCCTTCGCATTGGCAATGGCGAGGCGCAGCGGGGCATTGGCCGCCGGGTCCGGGCCGCCATTTTTTGCAGCCATGGTGATGGATTTGGCGAGCTTGGGGAAAACGCGGGACATGGTGTCCCAGCGGGCTTCCTTGGCTCGGCGTCGGCATTCGAAGGCGCGTCCCATGATACTTGATGAAATTCTTGGCTGGCCGGATTGAAGCGGATCGGCGGCATCGGGCAAGCCCGCAAGCACTTGTCTGCCGCCGGGAAAACGGGCAGGCGGTGATGCCACGGCCGAAAACAAAATGGGGCCGGCAGCAGGGCCCCATGAAAAGCCCTGCTGCCCGCCCAAACAATCCTCCGAATTGCCCTAGAAATCAGTTCACCTTCACCTCGATCTCACGCGACTGAGCCTTCTCCTGCTTCGGCAGATGGACGAACAGGACGCCATCCTTGAACTGCGCCTCGACCTTCTCGGCATCGGCATTCTCCGGCAGGTTGAAGCTCCGTAGGAAAGTGCCGTAGGACCGTTCGACGCGGTGATACTTCTTGCCGTTCTGTTCCTTCTCGAAGGCACGCTCGCCCTTGATCGCCAGCCGGCCCTTCTCGACCGTGACATGGACATTCTCGCGGGCGACTCCGGGAAGCTCGGCTTTCACGAGATATTCCTTTTCATCCTCGAGGATATCAACAACCGGCACCCATTCGGCAACGGCGGCACCTCCGCATTCGCGCTCGTTGCCCAGGGCATTCAGCACGCGATGCTGCAATTCGTGGATGTCGCGAAGGGGATTCCAGTGAGTCAGAACTTTCATGATCGTGGTCGTAAGTAGTGGTTTGAAAGACGGATCATTGAGTGGGTCGCGAAAGCAACAGGGCCGTCTCCCGATCGCTTCCGGCTCTGGAACCCACCACCGCACTCCGGCGACGAGCTCCAAGGCGAAAGGAGAGTTGCAGGCGAAATGCCAGCGCGTTCACAGCGACACAACGAGCTGAATATCAGCACTCGTCACTTCGCCCACGATTCCCAACCCGCGACAAAGTGCTGCGGAGGAAAGTCAACCTTTGTCACAGAGGCGGGACAGGGTGTCCGCCCCTTGGGATCGGAGACCCGGACTGCGTGCAGCCTGCTGTCGCTCAAGGCCAGCAGCCCTGCTGCGGGTAAGCACCTCGGTGTATCCGATCACTTGGAGGCTCTCCAAATGCTCCTTCACTGGGAGCGCACACCATTCTTCTTCCCGCTCCCGCCCGCTTCCCTCAGCGACTCCTGAATTTTCTTCAGATCAATGGGCTTCTTGTAAGCGACAAAGCTGTTGGCCGCGGCGACTAGCGACTTGCTGACCGTCTCCGGCTTCATCTTCTTGGGCACTGCCGCATTGAGGACGATGACATGCCCGCTTGCGACGCGGGTCAGGTAAATCTGGCGGGAAATCTGGGTATC
This window harbors:
- a CDS encoding glycerate kinase, producing the protein MRVLLACDKFKGSLGATEACEAIRAGLPGEWEIDICPIADGGEGFVDAMLAGSGGEWVTAPCTDAKLRPIEASYGIYRSSKGVVAVIEMASASGLWRIRPEDRNPSVSSTYGTGQLIRHAIEVSGATRVLVGLGGSATNDGGAGMAAALGVRFLDDQGTYLPPVPGVFVTLDRVDESERIPLPEVIVACDVDNPLTGPRGASAVFGPQKGASPEDVAFLDGVLSRLVQVSGGEVQANTPGAGAAGGLGFGLLRFADAKLVAGFDLVAEALGMAERLKTADLVITGEGSLDVQTLGGKGPAGVAAMAKAAGIPVVAVAGRIEDSARPLFDACLSLESFGLPVAESIARAPELVTALVAEHADLLRGLAAR
- a CDS encoding YebC/PmpR family DNA-binding transcriptional regulator is translated as MGRAFECRRRAKEARWDTMSRVFPKLAKSITMAAKNGGPDPAANAPLRLAIANAKGQNLPKDKIDAAIKRAAGKDAADIVEVAYEGKGPHGSLFYIECATDNTNRSVVNMKTIFNKNGGQIVNSGQLDFMFTRKSVVEFEVTPGMNLEEIEMELIDGGLEELEVEDGIARAIGEYANFSSLTAAVEKLGIATKKAGLERIPTQPIELTEEQMAEVEVILEKIEEDDDVQVVFTNLA
- the fabD gene encoding ACP S-malonyltransferase produces the protein MSDVVLLFSGQGAQKVGMGKDFHEASETARGLFKKADEALGFALSEVMFEGPDDELTRTSRCQPALYLHGLVALALLRERVGGLNPVAAAGLSLGEFTAHAAAGTFSFEDGLKIVARRGLFMEEACQATQGSMAALIGGEEDAVRALAAECDVDVANFNAPGQIVLSGTVAGIDAAVEKARDHGIRRAIKLNVAGAYHSRLMQAAQDKLAAELAGVPVQSPVLPVVCNFGASVVSDPAEIRSMLEKQVTGSVRWTESIELLIGKGHRTFIELGPGKVLAGLVAKISKEATVYSIEDLASLESVVEALS
- a CDS encoding BT4734/BF3469 family protein; amino-acid sequence: MRTPDEITAGSTTAGTLEAQISIFQGVWGKKPTETMTMADYLRRVSAGDWKQPVEECRGLLAAGDEAAYRDGKKSLPAVCLSGTAKTRDSSVPLVDREFEHNGFLQGDLDEKDHKGISLKEIESRLRSIPEVAFYFRSPSGKGFKVGVRVRPDVECHEAAFVSASGRFAANGLKLDPSTKDPMRLCFVSYDPDVWIREGETKELEHDERCLRLSRESEIDCRYPKPSEDQVRDMLSFIPPRPEYTMWLKIIASVCDAVGEEAGLRLLKEWSPEEREGEYEEKIRHRLERVAAATLFFYAREHGWTGGCQPADVRFFPQRGEYFIRAAHCWRPYRSRLHVLNRLMKSQPDELSPKEKRRRAENLLQTIEERNVIDWAGPLAGHPAGPHSAGQHQLLVTIGPSLVPPEPGNCDTILAILEAVIGNDDHAGNKQVEYVLAWLKLGLTAIRSAVRTPGHVLIFAGVPESGKSLLVYLFKLVFGGRVGVPHQAWSRETTFNADLMGAELLVIDDCYNSGEMAKRRALATSMKESLFNDEVRIHPKGREAFCVQPVWRAVMCCNDDPDSLYVVPPLTSDVRDKFTILRTHRRPLPLLPSSPEKRREFQQRVQRELPAFIHHLDNLTIPSWLKANNRCGIEPFHHPYIKALLGDLNPEVQLLELIDYAMSFAEGGDAQKGSWDPVRLLPEQKRTIWTAAELLSHIGQPGHLPLHMCKGLPNSPQRMGRYLMSLAKSHPHRVREASMRNGYNRFEILPPPETQQPTE
- a CDS encoding Hsp20/alpha crystallin family protein; its protein translation is MKVLTHWNPLRDIHELQHRVLNALGNERECGGAAVAEWVPVVDILEDEKEYLVKAELPGVARENVHVTVEKGRLAIKGERAFEKEQNGKKYHRVERSYGTFLRSFNLPENADAEKVEAQFKDGVLFVHLPKQEKAQSREIEVKVN